A DNA window from Buttiauxella agrestis contains the following coding sequences:
- a CDS encoding threonine/serine exporter, whose translation MGIIDFLLALLQDMALAAIPAVGFALVFNVPQRALPYCALLGAIGHGSRMAMMTAGLNIEWSTFIASLLVGSIGIQWSRWYLAHPKVFTVAAVIPMFPGISAYTAMISAVKLSHFGYTEDLMIQLLTNFLKASFIVGALSIGLSIPGLWLYRKRPRV comes from the coding sequence ATGGGAATAATCGACTTTTTGCTGGCGCTGTTACAAGACATGGCGCTGGCGGCCATCCCCGCCGTGGGTTTTGCGTTAGTGTTTAATGTTCCGCAACGCGCATTGCCGTATTGCGCTCTACTCGGGGCGATTGGTCACGGCTCCAGAATGGCGATGATGACCGCTGGCCTGAACATTGAGTGGAGCACATTTATTGCTTCGCTGCTGGTCGGGAGCATCGGCATTCAGTGGTCGCGCTGGTACCTGGCGCACCCCAAAGTCTTTACCGTAGCCGCCGTGATCCCGATGTTTCCGGGAATTTCAGCCTACACAGCCATGATTTCGGCCGTGAAACTCAGCCACTTTGGTTACACCGAAGACCTCATGATTCAGTTGCTTACCAACTTCCTGAAAGCGTCATTTATTGTGGGGGCGTTATCGATTGGCTTATCTATTCCGGGGCTTTGGCTTTACCGTAAACGCCCGCGAGTGTGA
- a CDS encoding threonine/serine ThrE exporter family protein — MSTEVNLQRDVTRLCIQCGLFLLQHGAESALVEELSSRLGIALGMDSVESSISANAIVLSTIKDNQCLTTTRKNIDRGINMHVVTEVQHIVIMAEHKLLDCKDVLKRFEHIKPLRYPRWLVVLMVGLSCGCFCKLNKGGWDGAFIAFLAGSVAMYVRLILTARHLHPQINFCITAFVATTISGLLIAKGPFATTSNIAMAASVLLLVPGFPLINAVADMFKGHVNTGLARWAMASLLTLATCIGVVMAMSLWGLKGWE, encoded by the coding sequence ATGTCGACAGAAGTAAACTTACAGCGCGATGTCACCCGGCTCTGTATTCAATGCGGTCTTTTCTTGCTGCAACACGGTGCGGAAAGTGCGCTGGTTGAAGAACTTTCCAGCCGTCTGGGCATCGCTTTAGGGATGGATAGCGTTGAAAGCTCCATTTCAGCGAACGCCATTGTTCTGAGTACCATCAAAGATAATCAGTGCCTCACGACCACGCGCAAAAACATCGACCGCGGCATCAACATGCATGTGGTGACGGAGGTGCAGCACATTGTGATCATGGCCGAACACAAGCTATTGGATTGCAAAGATGTTTTAAAGCGCTTCGAGCATATTAAACCGCTGCGTTACCCGCGCTGGTTGGTGGTGTTGATGGTCGGACTTTCCTGCGGCTGTTTCTGTAAGCTCAATAAGGGCGGTTGGGATGGCGCATTTATCGCGTTTCTGGCAGGTTCAGTGGCGATGTATGTCCGACTGATACTCACCGCACGCCATTTACATCCACAGATTAACTTCTGTATCACGGCATTTGTCGCCACCACCATTTCTGGCTTACTCATCGCCAAAGGGCCATTTGCCACCACATCAAATATTGCGATGGCGGCCAGCGTCTTGCTGCTGGTGCCTGGGTTCCCATTAATAAACGCCGTCGCCGATATGTTTAAAGGCCACGTCAACACCGGGCTTGCCCGATGGGCAATGGCCAGTTTACTCACACTGGCCACCTGCATTGGTGTGGTGATGGCGATGTCGTTATGGGGGCTAAAAGGATGGGAATAA
- a CDS encoding class I SAM-dependent methyltransferase gives MDLAVKNITYSDISDDWPMKDQVSEQIDDINLQLVNDPTLEAPEIFLDSEGKRRIRCRNKLSELAFHHRPALEEWRCQLVPTALALWAVQHPLAERLISGGEMDIHSRPWFIHANDARGIRSRAKVMASIADIHLNNSVSGNWVSLACGAAVPVLKTLRGAKLRAQKFTLLLIDHDRQSLKFARGLATQYGLVEGHHFQLLMRNLFDRMVVSDKLVQELGEQSAELVDGLGIFEYFSESEAVHFIRHALRLVKPGGVLIVSNMLKTSPQIDFALRCVGWTTIYPRTLFELRDIVLAAGINLQNVTVTLPSDGVYAVLEINVKQ, from the coding sequence GTGGATCTCGCCGTAAAAAATATCACTTACAGCGACATAAGTGATGACTGGCCGATGAAGGATCAGGTTTCAGAACAGATCGACGATATTAACCTGCAGTTAGTCAACGATCCGACGCTTGAGGCGCCGGAGATCTTCTTAGATAGCGAGGGAAAACGCCGCATACGCTGTCGCAATAAACTCTCGGAACTCGCTTTCCATCATCGTCCTGCCCTCGAAGAATGGCGTTGCCAGCTGGTTCCTACCGCGCTGGCACTTTGGGCTGTACAGCATCCGCTGGCGGAGCGCCTGATAAGCGGTGGGGAAATGGATATCCACAGCCGACCCTGGTTTATCCACGCCAATGATGCGCGAGGGATTCGCTCGCGCGCCAAAGTGATGGCGAGCATTGCGGATATTCATCTTAATAATAGTGTCTCAGGAAATTGGGTGAGCCTGGCCTGTGGCGCGGCGGTGCCGGTTTTAAAGACGCTGCGTGGGGCAAAACTCAGGGCGCAAAAATTCACTTTATTGCTGATTGATCACGACCGGCAATCGCTGAAATTTGCCCGAGGCCTTGCGACACAATATGGGCTGGTGGAAGGGCATCATTTTCAGTTACTGATGCGCAATTTATTCGACCGGATGGTGGTGAGTGACAAACTGGTTCAGGAGTTAGGCGAACAGTCTGCGGAGCTGGTTGATGGTCTGGGGATATTTGAATATTTCTCGGAGTCCGAAGCGGTGCATTTTATTCGCCACGCGCTACGTTTGGTCAAACCCGGCGGCGTATTGATCGTTTCAAATATGCTTAAAACCAGTCCGCAAATTGATTTCGCGCTGCGTTGTGTGGGCTGGACGACGATATATCCGCGAACGCTTTTCGAGCTGAGGGATATTGTTCTGGCGGCGGGAATCAATCTGCAAAATGTCACGGTGACATTACCCAGCGACGGGGTTTACGCGGTGCTGGAAATCAATGTGAAGCAATAA
- a CDS encoding DUF2501 domain-containing protein codes for MKASKKVLCALALATSVFAGQAMAASWQDQLSSAANELSKSTSTSNTGTTGNSVASLTSLLGGGTNALSADTMTNAAGILQYCMKNKLVSATNTDNVKNQLLDKLGLDSGTKESQPQDYTQGLMGLLNTGKDQQVNLNTIGNSSLAEKVKTQACDFVLKQGMNYLS; via the coding sequence ATGAAAGCAAGCAAAAAGGTTTTATGCGCTCTGGCACTGGCAACATCCGTATTTGCCGGTCAGGCGATGGCAGCAAGCTGGCAGGATCAGCTCTCCAGCGCGGCAAATGAGTTAAGCAAATCCACCAGCACCAGCAATACTGGCACCACGGGCAACTCTGTCGCCTCACTGACCAGCCTGCTCGGCGGCGGAACTAACGCCCTGAGTGCTGACACTATGACCAACGCCGCAGGCATCTTGCAGTACTGCATGAAGAACAAGCTGGTTTCCGCCACCAATACCGACAACGTGAAGAACCAACTTCTCGATAAGCTGGGCTTGGACAGCGGCACCAAAGAAAGCCAGCCGCAAGATTACACCCAGGGCTTGATGGGGCTGCTCAATACCGGTAAAGACCAGCAGGTGAATCTGAATACCATCGGCAACTCATCCCTGGCAGAAAAAGTAAAAACTCAGGCATGTGATTTTGTGCTGAAACAAGGCATGAATTACCTGTCTTAA
- a CDS encoding TetR family transcriptional regulator: METHEIYLPERFDDASLKEKIFFSAISLFAEFGLNGARMEQIAEKANTTKRMVVYHFKSKELLYVQVLEYVYTQIRSCERQLNLSHQPPVEAMVELVEWTFDFHATHPDFIRIICMENMQRGRFVKESAYLREINRSALELLEDVLTRGQEKQLFNKLVTAKDVHRLISSFSFYHVANSYTFSNFFEDGSEPVDSTAHYREMAVKVVLRYIGP, from the coding sequence GTGGAAACCCACGAAATTTATCTTCCTGAGCGTTTTGATGACGCCAGTCTGAAAGAAAAGATTTTCTTCAGCGCCATTAGTTTGTTCGCTGAATTTGGCCTTAACGGCGCACGCATGGAGCAAATCGCAGAAAAGGCCAACACCACAAAACGCATGGTGGTTTATCACTTCAAGAGCAAAGAACTGCTTTATGTTCAGGTGCTTGAATATGTCTACACCCAAATCCGCAGCTGTGAACGCCAGCTAAATCTGTCTCATCAACCGCCGGTCGAAGCCATGGTGGAACTGGTGGAATGGACATTTGATTTCCACGCCACCCATCCGGATTTCATTCGTATTATTTGCATGGAAAACATGCAGCGCGGGCGCTTTGTGAAAGAGTCAGCCTACCTGCGCGAAATAAACCGCAGCGCCCTGGAATTACTCGAAGATGTGTTAACCCGCGGCCAGGAAAAACAGCTGTTTAATAAGCTCGTGACGGCCAAAGACGTACACCGCCTGATCAGTAGTTTTAGCTTCTACCATGTCGCGAACAGCTACACATTCTCGAACTTCTTTGAAGATGGTTCAGAGCCGGTTGATAGCACCGCGCATTACCGTGAAATGGCGGTAAAAGTCGTGCTGCGCTACATCGGGCCATAA